From Abyssibius alkaniclasticus:
CGGCGCATAGTGCCTGGGCGCGCGGGCAGCGGCTGCGGAACACGCAGCCCGAGGGCGGGTTCAGCGGCGAGGGCAAATCGCCCTCCAGCAGGATGATCTTCTTGCCCTTCTCGATTTTCGGATCGGGAATTGGCACCGCCGAAATCAGCGCCTGCGTATAGGGGTGGCGCGGGTCGGCATAAAGCTGTTTGGAGGTCGCAACCTCGGCCACATTCCCCAGATACAGCACCATGATGCGCGTGGAGATATGCTTCACCACGCTCAGATCATGCGCAATGAAAATAAGCGCAATGCCAAGTTCGCGCTGCAATTCCATCAGCAGGTTGATCACCTGTGCCTGAATGGAGACATCGAGCGCCGAAACCGGTTCATCGCAGATGATCAGCCTGGGGTTGATGATCAGCGCGCGCGCAATGCCGATACGCTGGCACTGCCCGCCCGAAAACTCGTGCGGGTAGCGGTTGATGAGGTTGGGCAGCAGGCCCACACGGTCCATCATCGCCTTCACGCGGGTCTTGATATCGGCCTTGCTGATGCCCGGCGCGTGGGTCTTCAGCGGTTCGGCGATGATCTGGCCAATGGTCATGCGCGGGTTGAGGCTGGCCAGCGGGTCTTGAAAGATGAATTGCACATCCGAGCGCACATCTTTCAATTCGCGGTTGCCCATGCCCAGCAAATCCTTGCCAAGCCACAGCACTTCGCCCGCACTGGCCGGCACCATGCGGGCCACGGCGCGGGCCAAAGTGGATTTGCCGCAGCCGGATTCACCGACAATGCCCAAAGTCTCGCCAGCAAACAGGTCGAAATCGACCCCGTCGACCGCCTTCAGCTTGCGTGGTTTGGTCCAGGGCATCGCGCCCTGCGGGAACACATCAAATGTCACCTTCAGCCCTGAAACGGAGAGCAGTTTTTCGCGTTCGCTCATGCAACCAACTCCTCGACCTTGCGATGACAGGCGCGCCGATGGTCGCGCTCGCCCATCAGTAGCGGCATCAAATGGTGGCACTTATCCACAACAAACGGGCAGCGCGGGCTAAAGGGGCAACCCTCGGGCATGTTCATCATGTTCGGGGGGTTGCCGGGAATGGTCGCCAGATCTTCGCCATCGGTATCGAGCCGCGGAATGGCCGAAAGCAGGCCCATCGTATAGGGGTGGGTCGGGGCCTCGAAAAGGGTTTCGGTCGCGCCCTGCTCCATCACCTGCCCGCCATACAGCACCAATGTGTCGCGGCAGGCCCCGGCCACCACGCCAAGATCATGGGTGATCAGCACAATCGCCATGCCAAATTCGGCCTGAATTTCGGCCAGCAAGGTCATGATCTGCGCCTGCACGGTCACATCCAGCGCCGTGGTCGGCTCATCGGCGATCAGCAGTTTGGGGCGGCAAAGCAGCGACATGGCAATCATCACGCGCTGGCGCATCCCGCCGGAAAATTCGTGCGGATACTGGCGCAGCCGGGCCTTGGCCTCGGGAATGCGCACAGCATCCAGCATGGCCGCGCTTTCCTTGAGCGCATCGCTTTTGCCCATGCCTTTATGCAGCATCAACACTTCGGCCATCTGCTCGGAAATGCGCCGATAGGGGTTGAGCGAGGTCATCGGGTCTTGGAAAATCATCGCGATTTCCGCCGCCCGCACCTTGTTCAGCTCTTTCAGCGGGGCGTTCAGAATTTCCTTGTCTTCAAACAGCACCGAACCCGTGGCGCGGCCGTTCTGCGCCAAAAGCCCCATCATGGCGAACACTGTCTGGCTTTTGCCCGAGCCGCTTTCGCCCACAATGGCCAGCGTTTCACCCCTATCCAGCGTGAAGCTGACATTCTTGACCGCCTGCACCTGCCCGTCAGGGGTGGAAAATTCGACCGAAAGGTCCTGCACATCCAACAGCATTCCTGCCCCCTACCTGTCTTTCGGGTCAAGCGCGTCGCGCAGCCCGTCACCGACAAAAAACAGCGAAAAGATCAGCACCACGAAAAAGCCGAGCGGGAAAAGCAACTGCCAGATCGTGCCATATTGCAGATTGCCCGCGCCCACATTGATAAGCTGGCCAAGGCTGGTATCGGGGGGCTGCACGCCAAGCCCGACAAAGGAAATGAAGCTTTCCGTCAGGATCATTTCGGGCACCAGCAGGGTTGCATAAACCGTGACCACGCCCAGAAGGTTGGGCACGATATGGCGCAGGATGATGGTGAAACTGCCCACACCGCTGACCTGTGCCGCCTCGATAAATTCCTTGTTGCGGATGCTGATGGTTTGCCCGCGCACAATGCGCGCCATACCAAGCCATGACAGCATTCCGATGCCGACAAACAGCATTGTCACCGAACGCTCGAAGGCCACAAGCAGCAGGATCAGCACGAACATGAAGGGAATCGCCATGAGAATATCGACGATACGCATCATGATACTGTCGACACGGCCACCGAAATAGCCGGCAATCGCGCCATAAAGCGTGCCGATGACCACGGCCACCGCCGCGCCCACCACACCCACGAGCATGGAAATCCATGTGCCCTGGATCACGCGGGAATACAGGTCGCGCCCCTCGTCGTCATAGCCGAAATAATGGCCGTTGGCGATGCTGGGCTGCCCCTTTTCCGCGGCCTGACCGATCATCGAAAAATCGATCGTTTCATAGTCTGTCACCGCGATCAGCGGGCCCAGCACGGTGAACAGCGCAATCAGTATCAGCACCACGGTAAAGAACACCGCCGCCTTGTTGCGCATGTAACGCTGGCGCGCGTCTTTCCACAGCGAGCGGCCGGCGATTTCAACCTCGCCCAGGTCTTTGCCAACAATCTGGTCAGTAATCAGCATGGTTTCACCTCATAGCCGCACTTTGGGGTCGATCCACGCATAAAGGATATCGACGAGCATGTTGAAGGCGATGGTCAGCGTGCCCACCAGAATTGTTATGCCCATCATCACCGAATAGTCGCGCGAGAAGGCCGAGTTCACAAAAGCCTGCCCGATACCGCCGGTGGAGAAGAAGGTATCTATCACCACCGAACCAGTGACCATGCCCACAAAGGCCGGACCCAGATAGCTGACAACCGGCAAAAGCGCGGGTTTGAGCGCGTGCGAAAAGATGATCTTGCGGTTCGGCAAGCCCTTGGCGCGCGCCGTGCGGATGAAGTTGGAGTTCAGCACTTCCAGCATGGAGCTGCGCGTAAGCCGCGCGATCGAGGCCATGTAGCTGGTGGAAAGCGCGATCACCGGCATCACAAGGTTCTTGAAGCCACCGCCATCCCAGCCCCCGCCGGGCAGCCAGCCAAGGCCAAGCGTGAACAGCCAGACCAGCAGCGGGGCCATAACGAAATTCGGCAGCACCTGCGCGCCGATGGAAATGCCAACCGCAAAGTAATCCAGCACGGTATTGTGGCGCACAGCGGCGGCAACACCAAGCGATATGCCAACGGTTGTGGCAACCAGAAAGGCCCAGAACCCGTAGGTGAGCGTGACCGGAAAGCCCTGCGCGATGATGTCATTCACCGTGCGGTCCTTGAATTTATACGAGGGGCCGAAGTCAAATTCGGTCACAACGCCCTTCAGATAGGTGAACAACTGGTGCCAAAGCGGCTGGTCCAACCCGTATTTTGCGTTGATATTCGCCATCACCGATGCTGGCAGGGGGCGTTCGGAATTGAACGGGCCGCCCGGTGCTGCGTGCATCAGAAAGAAAGTCACGACGCTGAGAACGAACAATGTGGGGATCGCAACGGCAATGCGTCGCAAGATAAACTTGATCATGGTTTGCCACCCGCAAATGCGACACCGCGCCCAAGCCGGGGCGCGGTGTCTGACGACCTAACAGGTCTTAGTTGTCAACCCGGTAAAGGTTGCGCGAGTACCAGTTCTGCTCGACATTGTTGATCGGCCAATTGCGGATCTCGTCGTTCAGCATCATGTTGCCCGAATAGTGGTAAACCGGGATAACCGGCATATCGTTGGCCAGGATCTCTTCGATCTGGGTGTAGTTCGCCGAAGGATCATCCATCGTTTTTGCGGCGGCCAGAAGCGCATCAACCTCGGGGTTGCTGTATTTCCCGTCATTATAGCCCGACGAGGAGTTCAGCAGATCGAGGAAGGTCGAGGCTTCGTTATAGTCGCCACACCAGGCACCGCGCGCCATTTCGAAACGCTGGCTGCCACGCTCTTCCAGGAAGACCTGCCATTCCATGTTGTTCTGGGTCACTTCAACGCCAAGCGTCTGCTTCCACATCTGCGCCACAACGGTCGCGATCTGGGCATGGGCTTCGGAGGTGTTGTAAACCAGCTCGAAGGCAAGCGGGTTGTCCGGGCCGTAACCGGCTTCGGCCAGCAGTTCAACGGCTGCGGCATTCCGCTCGGCCTGGGTCATCTGGCCAAAGGCCACATCCGGCACAGAGAAGTTGGCGGTTGCGCCCGGTGTAAAGGTAAAGGCCGCAACCTGACCACCCTGCAACACCTGATCGGTGATGATCGAACGGTCAACCGCATAGGACAGCGCCTGACGCACACGCACATCCTTGAAGGCTTCCGGCCCGTCTTCCGACAGGTTGAAGGTGTAGTAATAGTTGCACAGGCGCGGGAAGGCCAAAGCCTCGCCGGGATATTCCTCGTTCAGGCTCGGATACTGGCCTGTCGGAATTTCGGTCCGGTCAAGCTCGCCGGCTTTCCAGCGGGTCAGCGCGGTATCATCATCATTGATGACCAGCGCCACGACTTTTTCGATGATCGTCGCGTCATTGTTCCAATACATCGGGTTGCGCTCGCGCACCGAACGCTCCTGCGGGATATGCTCGGTCAGAACATAGGCACCGTTGGAAACGATGTTTTCCGGCTTCGTCCAGTCGGCGCCAAATTCCTCAACCACGGCCTGCGGCACGGGGAAGGTTGTGGTATGCGTGGTCATCAGCGGGAAATAGGGCAAAGAGCCGGACAGGCGCACTTCAAGCGTATAATCGTCAATCGCGGTCACGCCCAGCGCATCGGTCGGCATTTCACCGGCAATGACCGCCGCAGCGTTTTCAATCGACATCAGCTCGATATACCACGCATAGGGCGAGGCGGTTGCCGGGTCGGCTGCACGGCGCCAGGCATAAACGAAGTCGTTTGCGGTAACGGGTGTGCCGTTGGACCACATGGCTTCGGGGCGCAGCGTGAAGGTG
This genomic window contains:
- a CDS encoding oligopeptide/dipeptide ABC transporter ATP-binding protein, which produces MLLDVQDLSVEFSTPDGQVQAVKNVSFTLDRGETLAIVGESGSGKSQTVFAMMGLLAQNGRATGSVLFEDKEILNAPLKELNKVRAAEIAMIFQDPMTSLNPYRRISEQMAEVLMLHKGMGKSDALKESAAMLDAVRIPEAKARLRQYPHEFSGGMRQRVMIAMSLLCRPKLLIADEPTTALDVTVQAQIMTLLAEIQAEFGMAIVLITHDLGVVAGACRDTLVLYGGQVMEQGATETLFEAPTHPYTMGLLSAIPRLDTDGEDLATIPGNPPNMMNMPEGCPFSPRCPFVVDKCHHLMPLLMGERDHRRACHRKVEELVA
- the oppF gene encoding murein tripeptide/oligopeptide ABC transporter ATP binding protein OppF — encoded protein: MSEREKLLSVSGLKVTFDVFPQGAMPWTKPRKLKAVDGVDFDLFAGETLGIVGESGCGKSTLARAVARMVPASAGEVLWLGKDLLGMGNRELKDVRSDVQFIFQDPLASLNPRMTIGQIIAEPLKTHAPGISKADIKTRVKAMMDRVGLLPNLINRYPHEFSGGQCQRIGIARALIINPRLIICDEPVSALDVSIQAQVINLLMELQRELGIALIFIAHDLSVVKHISTRIMVLYLGNVAEVATSKQLYADPRHPYTQALISAVPIPDPKIEKGKKIILLEGDLPSPLNPPSGCVFRSRCPRAQALCAEKRPVLEVLENGHEVACHFHD
- a CDS encoding ABC transporter permease subunit → MLITDQIVGKDLGEVEIAGRSLWKDARQRYMRNKAAVFFTVVLILIALFTVLGPLIAVTDYETIDFSMIGQAAEKGQPSIANGHYFGYDDEGRDLYSRVIQGTWISMLVGVVGAAVAVVIGTLYGAIAGYFGGRVDSIMMRIVDILMAIPFMFVLILLLVAFERSVTMLFVGIGMLSWLGMARIVRGQTISIRNKEFIEAAQVSGVGSFTIILRHIVPNLLGVVTVYATLLVPEMILTESFISFVGLGVQPPDTSLGQLINVGAGNLQYGTIWQLLFPLGFFVVLIFSLFFVGDGLRDALDPKDR
- the oppB gene encoding oligopeptide ABC transporter permease OppB yields the protein MIKFILRRIAVAIPTLFVLSVVTFFLMHAAPGGPFNSERPLPASVMANINAKYGLDQPLWHQLFTYLKGVVTEFDFGPSYKFKDRTVNDIIAQGFPVTLTYGFWAFLVATTVGISLGVAAAVRHNTVLDYFAVGISIGAQVLPNFVMAPLLVWLFTLGLGWLPGGGWDGGGFKNLVMPVIALSTSYMASIARLTRSSMLEVLNSNFIRTARAKGLPNRKIIFSHALKPALLPVVSYLGPAFVGMVTGSVVIDTFFSTGGIGQAFVNSAFSRDYSVMMGITILVGTLTIAFNMLVDILYAWIDPKVRL
- a CDS encoding peptide ABC transporter substrate-binding protein encodes the protein MTLSFKSLTAMLAATTMLAGPVLAAGTHPETGEPLSDNQTFTYRILDEFSAVDPGIAEDVSGAEVIRDLFEGLMNQDENGNLVPGVATGYTTNDAKNVYTFTLRPEAMWSNGTPVTANDFVYAWRRAADPATASPYAWYIELMSIENAAAVIAGEMPTDALGVTAIDDYTLEVRLSGSLPYFPLMTTHTTTFPVPQAVVEEFGADWTKPENIVSNGAYVLTEHIPQERSVRERNPMYWNNDATIIEKVVALVINDDDTALTRWKAGELDRTEIPTGQYPSLNEEYPGEALAFPRLCNYYYTFNLSEDGPEAFKDVRVRQALSYAVDRSIITDQVLQGGQVAAFTFTPGATANFSVPDVAFGQMTQAERNAAAVELLAEAGYGPDNPLAFELVYNTSEAHAQIATVVAQMWKQTLGVEVTQNNMEWQVFLEERGSQRFEMARGAWCGDYNEASTFLDLLNSSSGYNDGKYSNPEVDALLAAAKTMDDPSANYTQIEEILANDMPVIPVYHYSGNMMLNDEIRNWPINNVEQNWYSRNLYRVDN